A portion of the Stigmatella aurantiaca DW4/3-1 genome contains these proteins:
- a CDS encoding glucose 1-dehydrogenase, translated as MKAVAVFPKSREVRVIDVPEPRLRAPTGVRVRTLEVGVCGTDQEIAEFRHGAPPEGEDFLIVGHEALGEVVEVGAQVKGLKPGDLVVPRVRRPCPHEACPACRSGNPDFCVTGDYLERGIQKAHGFCVEFFVEEEASLHPVPSSLRGVAVLTEPLTIAEKALRELDTLKRRLPWKGKPGQAVVLGAGPVGLLGAMAFLRAGHATTVYSRSPKPNPKAAVAEAVGAPYLSSKEVPAEALARRLGAVDVVYEASGAAKAGFEVLKVLGPNGVFIFTGVPGRKEPLELEGAALLKQLVLKNQLVLGTVNASAGDFQAALEDLGHFQKRWPGQLEALLTERHPPEAFHEVVTGKAGGIKHLIRFA; from the coding sequence ATGAAGGCTGTGGCCGTCTTCCCGAAATCCCGTGAGGTGCGCGTCATCGACGTTCCCGAGCCTCGCTTGCGCGCTCCCACCGGGGTGAGGGTGCGCACGCTGGAGGTGGGCGTGTGCGGCACGGACCAGGAGATCGCCGAGTTCCGGCACGGGGCCCCTCCCGAGGGCGAGGACTTCCTCATCGTGGGCCACGAGGCGCTGGGCGAGGTGGTGGAGGTGGGCGCGCAGGTGAAGGGCTTGAAACCTGGGGATCTGGTGGTGCCGCGCGTTCGGCGGCCCTGTCCCCACGAGGCGTGTCCCGCGTGCCGCAGCGGAAACCCGGACTTCTGCGTGACGGGGGACTACCTGGAGCGCGGCATCCAGAAGGCCCATGGCTTCTGCGTGGAGTTCTTCGTGGAGGAGGAGGCGTCCTTGCACCCGGTGCCCTCCTCGCTGCGGGGGGTGGCGGTGCTCACCGAGCCCCTCACCATCGCGGAGAAGGCGCTGCGGGAGCTGGACACGTTGAAGCGTCGGCTGCCGTGGAAGGGGAAGCCGGGGCAGGCGGTCGTGCTGGGCGCGGGGCCAGTGGGCTTGCTGGGCGCCATGGCGTTCCTGCGCGCGGGCCATGCCACCACGGTGTACTCGCGCTCGCCGAAGCCCAATCCCAAGGCGGCGGTGGCCGAGGCGGTGGGGGCCCCTTACCTCTCCTCGAAGGAGGTCCCGGCGGAGGCGCTGGCCCGGCGCCTGGGCGCCGTGGACGTGGTGTACGAGGCCTCGGGCGCCGCGAAGGCGGGCTTCGAGGTGTTGAAGGTGCTCGGGCCCAACGGGGTGTTCATCTTCACCGGGGTGCCCGGGCGCAAGGAGCCGCTGGAGCTGGAGGGCGCGGCGCTGCTCAAGCAACTGGTGCTGAAGAACCAGCTGGTGCTGGGCACGGTGAATGCCTCGGCGGGGGACTTCCAGGCCGCCCTGGAGGACCTGGGGCACTTCCAGAAGCGCTGGCCCGGCCAGTTGGAGGCCCTTCTCACCGAGCGCCATCCCCCCGAGGCGTTCCACGAGGTGGTGACCGGCAAGGCCGGTGGCATCAAGCACCTCATCCGCTTTGCCTGA
- a CDS encoding sigma 54-interacting transcriptional regulator: MNLRVLPEEVLLARLPVHQYRAWSRAWGETTRALFQGSSPSTESIEVFARLTGTPVDRVAQARASSERLEAMLALLAPEWARRALEHDGRCHVSKLPGEMMGVELPVDEEGLRHWLLRLKQREQALNGFVTQDIQLLSQLQVALEHARSQQSVLITGETGTGKGALAKAIHVMSGRKNFVPINCTAIPAGLIESELFGSKRGAFTGAQDKPGLVAEAENGTLFLDEVGDLASEVQPKLLRMLREREYRSVGDTQPHHTQARFIAATNASLFHSVAEGRFREDLLQRLSACHIELPPLRNRPGDILLIAEHVLKEQKHSGALTEPVRTLMNRYDWMGNVAELADAMRYAAVASQGEPIRIAHLPDILVAQAYPPAGTASQIILTAQVLSSGDTSELQDTFPEALDAVLQEASASPPPVTNNQEVDELVAAFVQLAFLWPGNTAPLTPVALEKALDQLRTVSLLAELRQQLSTGNFPRAVTDSVHSRLNAELQDVKGPPLLGMAIQVLMQLLGSDEPNDRSALLEWALKFQKVVPLIVHVAQAIQRNTRDEPPPVTALTVRPAKEMHFTRVPGTSDWLDKRNHPVVERAIRRAEGVKQRAGELLQIRSTAHVTKVIREHGLEQLCTDLTQARRAGRRTAKGGDRK, translated from the coding sequence GTGAACCTTCGAGTCCTGCCAGAAGAAGTGTTGCTCGCGCGCCTGCCCGTCCATCAGTACCGCGCGTGGTCGCGGGCCTGGGGAGAGACGACCCGGGCCCTGTTCCAGGGATCCAGTCCGTCCACCGAGAGCATCGAGGTGTTTGCGCGCCTCACGGGAACCCCCGTGGACCGCGTCGCGCAGGCGCGCGCTTCGTCCGAGCGGCTCGAAGCCATGCTGGCCCTCCTTGCCCCGGAGTGGGCGCGCAGGGCGCTGGAGCATGACGGCCGCTGCCACGTCAGCAAGCTTCCCGGCGAGATGATGGGGGTGGAACTTCCTGTCGACGAGGAGGGCCTCCGCCACTGGCTCCTGCGGCTCAAGCAGCGCGAGCAGGCGCTGAATGGCTTCGTCACCCAAGACATCCAGCTGCTCAGCCAGCTTCAGGTGGCCCTGGAACACGCTCGAAGCCAGCAGTCCGTCCTCATCACGGGAGAAACTGGAACGGGAAAGGGGGCCCTGGCCAAGGCCATTCATGTGATGAGCGGGAGAAAGAATTTCGTCCCCATCAACTGCACGGCGATCCCCGCCGGGCTCATCGAGAGCGAACTCTTTGGCTCCAAGAGGGGCGCTTTCACCGGCGCTCAGGACAAGCCCGGCTTGGTTGCCGAGGCCGAGAACGGGACGCTCTTCCTCGATGAGGTGGGAGATCTGGCCAGCGAGGTCCAACCCAAGCTGCTGCGCATGTTGCGCGAGCGTGAGTACCGAAGTGTCGGTGATACCCAGCCCCATCACACCCAGGCGCGCTTCATTGCCGCGACGAATGCCAGCCTCTTCCATTCCGTGGCCGAGGGGCGCTTCCGAGAGGATCTCCTCCAGCGTCTGAGCGCCTGCCATATCGAACTCCCGCCGCTCCGGAACCGGCCGGGAGATATCCTCCTCATCGCCGAGCACGTCCTGAAGGAGCAGAAGCACTCCGGCGCATTGACGGAGCCAGTGCGTACCCTCATGAACCGGTATGACTGGATGGGCAACGTGGCAGAGCTGGCTGACGCCATGCGCTACGCCGCCGTTGCCTCGCAAGGTGAGCCCATTCGGATTGCCCACCTTCCCGACATCCTCGTCGCGCAGGCTTATCCGCCAGCGGGCACCGCTTCGCAGATCATCCTCACGGCCCAGGTGCTCAGCAGTGGCGACACCTCCGAACTCCAGGACACCTTTCCGGAAGCGCTCGATGCCGTTCTCCAGGAGGCCAGCGCTTCACCCCCTCCCGTCACCAACAACCAGGAGGTGGATGAGCTGGTGGCTGCATTCGTTCAACTGGCCTTCCTGTGGCCAGGAAACACGGCTCCCCTGACGCCTGTCGCTCTCGAGAAGGCGCTCGATCAGCTGCGCACCGTCAGTCTGCTGGCGGAGTTACGCCAGCAGCTTTCCACAGGCAACTTCCCCAGAGCCGTAACCGATTCTGTCCATTCCCGGCTGAATGCCGAACTGCAAGACGTCAAGGGGCCTCCACTGCTGGGAATGGCCATTCAGGTCTTGATGCAACTGCTCGGCTCTGACGAGCCCAATGACCGGTCCGCGCTCCTGGAGTGGGCCCTGAAATTCCAGAAGGTCGTCCCCTTGATTGTCCACGTGGCCCAGGCCATTCAGCGAAACACCCGCGATGAGCCTCCCCCTGTCACGGCCCTCACGGTCCGGCCTGCCAAGGAAATGCATTTCACCCGGGTGCCAGGGACGAGTGACTGGCTCGATAAACGCAACCACCCCGTCGTCGAGAGAGCCATTCGGCGTGCGGAGGGCGTAAAGCAACGGGCGGGCGAGTTGCTCCAGATCCGCTCGACAGCACATGTCACCAAGGTCATCCGGGAACATGGACTTGAGCAACTCTGTACCGATCTGACCCAGGCCCGGCGGGCCGGGCGCAGAACAGCGAAAGGAGGTGATCGAAAATGA
- a CDS encoding MBL fold metallo-hydrolase, with protein sequence MALRVHHLNCTTMCPPGGRLMDGRMDVSGPAALVCHCLLVETDRSLVLVDTGFGLNDVLRPRPRLSPLFLKGLCRPQLQEEMTAIRQIERLGFQATDVRDILLTHLDFDHAGGLDDFPWARVHVLDAEYLGAVAQKTALDQRRFRPGQWMNVNWVTYPMPHGGERWFGFECVRELAGLPPELLILPLQGHTLGHSGIALQVDGRWLLHAGDAYFHHREMDGDRRRCPPGLRLYQTLMEKNRRQRLENQGRLRELVRNHGSEVTVFCAHDAVEFERLESIEKVSLDSPFLTFPLQGEASGPTLHM encoded by the coding sequence ATGGCGCTGCGTGTTCACCACCTCAACTGCACGACGATGTGTCCTCCGGGCGGCCGTTTGATGGATGGGCGCATGGACGTCTCGGGGCCCGCGGCCCTGGTGTGCCATTGCCTGCTGGTGGAGACAGATCGAAGCCTGGTGCTGGTGGACACGGGCTTCGGGCTGAACGACGTGCTCAGACCTCGGCCCCGGCTGAGCCCCCTGTTCCTCAAAGGGCTGTGCCGCCCCCAGCTCCAAGAGGAGATGACCGCCATCCGGCAGATTGAACGGCTGGGCTTCCAGGCCACGGACGTGCGCGACATCCTGCTGACGCACCTGGATTTCGACCACGCGGGCGGGCTGGATGACTTTCCGTGGGCCCGGGTGCACGTCCTGGATGCGGAGTACCTGGGGGCGGTGGCGCAGAAGACGGCGCTGGATCAGCGGCGCTTCCGGCCGGGGCAGTGGATGAACGTGAACTGGGTGACCTACCCCATGCCGCACGGGGGAGAGCGCTGGTTCGGGTTCGAGTGCGTGCGCGAGCTGGCGGGCCTGCCGCCCGAGCTGCTGATCCTTCCGCTCCAGGGCCACACACTGGGACACTCGGGCATCGCGCTCCAGGTGGACGGCCGGTGGCTGCTGCATGCCGGGGACGCGTACTTCCACCACCGGGAGATGGACGGAGACCGGCGGCGGTGTCCACCGGGCCTGCGCCTCTACCAGACGCTCATGGAGAAGAACCGGCGGCAGCGGCTGGAGAACCAGGGGCGGCTGCGCGAGCTGGTGCGGAACCACGGCTCCGAGGTGACGGTCTTCTGCGCCCACGACGCGGTGGAGTTCGAGCGGCTGGAATCCATCGAGAAGGTGTCCCTCGACTCGCCCTTCCTCACCTTCCCGCTCCAGGGTGAAGCGAGCGGACCCACGCTGCACATGTGA
- a CDS encoding cupin domain-containing protein, whose translation MRSDSEAPPTLGVGTVGRAESCWRPRWDWRRAAPEPENETEHVPAESQETSVEKVNLENKFSLFSEHWKPKVVGQLNGQQVKLAKLSGSFVWHHHETEDELFLVVNGHLRMELRERTVELGPGEFLIVPRGVEHRPVAEGEVEVLLFEPASTLNTGNIRNERTAERLEHL comes from the coding sequence ATGAGAAGCGACAGCGAAGCACCTCCGACGCTGGGCGTCGGGACCGTGGGACGAGCCGAGAGCTGCTGGCGGCCGCGGTGGGATTGGCGCCGGGCCGCGCCAGAACCCGAGAACGAGACAGAACACGTCCCCGCCGAGTCCCAGGAAACCTCCGTGGAGAAGGTGAACCTGGAGAACAAGTTCTCCCTCTTCTCCGAGCACTGGAAGCCCAAGGTGGTGGGGCAACTGAACGGCCAGCAGGTGAAGCTCGCCAAGCTGAGCGGCTCGTTCGTCTGGCACCACCATGAAACCGAGGACGAGCTGTTCTTGGTGGTGAATGGCCACCTGCGCATGGAGCTGCGAGAGCGGACGGTGGAGCTGGGGCCTGGGGAGTTCCTCATCGTCCCCCGGGGCGTGGAGCACCGGCCCGTGGCGGAAGGGGAAGTGGAAGTCCTGCTCTTCGAGCCCGCGTCCACGCTGAACACGGGCAACATCCGCAACGAGCGGACGGCCGAGCGGCTGGAACACCTCTGA
- a CDS encoding ATP-binding protein: protein MPNEPSTVSRVPLERALPAALLSTVSEDRKAVPLSHPEQLRLENLRSYEILDTPPEPSFNDIAYMAALLCGTPTAFISLTDETRQWFKASTGVNEALEVPRDDSFCTYAIQQKELFVVPDAALDARFRDNPYVAGGPRIRFYAAAPLVTQEGFVLGTVCAIDRMPRELTPQQGRSLEALAGQVVSLLELRRMNLHQQRLIDELRTTNERLEMIQHATNDIIWDWDLVTGRVVWNSRITDVLGYTLEQVGEHSDWWYRHIHPDEQERLAQSFQRALAEGAPKWTAEYSLRRSNGTWARVLDRSTIQRDAAGKPVRIYGAVVDLSEREEMRTRLALTDRMASVGTLAAGVAHEINNPLAYVIANLDFTLQEVATAGTPGGTPVEELSQALEEAREGAERMRVIVRDLKMFSRPDDERMELVDLCHAIDSAATMAWNEIRHRARLVKAYQSVPPLYANEARLGQVFLNLLVNAAHSIPEGAADRNEIHVSTRLDAAGRIVAEVRDTGSGIPEEIRPRILEPFFTTKPSGVGTGLGLSICHGIINSLGGTLEFESEVGRGTVFRVVLSPPERPESMPLPGEPAPQASRRGRILVVDDEPMVLTALKRTLDEEHDVILFNGARAALEWLEQGQPWDLILCDLMMPEITGMDFHEELSRRMPERAGHVIFVTGGAFTARARDFLGRVSNPRTEKPFDARALRELVNARLNLAGPASGPSYKRH from the coding sequence GTGCCCAACGAGCCTAGCACTGTCAGCCGCGTGCCCCTGGAGCGGGCGCTGCCCGCCGCCCTGCTCTCCACGGTGAGCGAGGACCGCAAGGCCGTCCCGCTCTCCCACCCTGAGCAGCTCCGGCTGGAGAACCTCCGCAGCTACGAGATTCTCGACACGCCTCCCGAGCCTTCCTTCAATGATATCGCCTACATGGCGGCCCTGCTGTGTGGCACGCCCACCGCCTTCATCTCGCTGACGGACGAGACGCGCCAGTGGTTCAAGGCCTCCACGGGCGTGAATGAGGCCCTGGAGGTTCCCCGAGACGACTCCTTCTGCACCTACGCCATCCAGCAGAAAGAGCTGTTCGTGGTTCCAGACGCGGCCCTCGATGCGCGCTTCCGCGACAACCCTTATGTCGCCGGCGGGCCGCGCATCCGCTTCTACGCGGCGGCGCCCCTGGTCACCCAGGAAGGCTTCGTGCTCGGCACGGTGTGTGCCATCGACCGGATGCCTCGCGAGCTCACCCCGCAGCAGGGCCGCTCTCTGGAGGCGCTGGCCGGGCAGGTGGTCAGCCTGCTGGAGCTGCGGCGCATGAACCTCCACCAGCAGCGGCTCATCGACGAGCTGCGGACCACCAACGAGCGGCTGGAGATGATTCAGCACGCCACCAACGACATCATCTGGGACTGGGACCTGGTGACCGGCCGGGTGGTGTGGAACTCACGCATCACCGACGTGCTCGGTTACACGCTGGAGCAGGTGGGGGAGCACTCCGACTGGTGGTACCGCCACATCCACCCGGATGAGCAGGAGCGCCTGGCCCAGAGCTTCCAGCGCGCCCTGGCGGAGGGCGCGCCGAAGTGGACCGCGGAGTACAGCCTCCGCCGCTCCAATGGCACGTGGGCGCGCGTGCTGGACCGCAGCACCATCCAGCGCGATGCGGCCGGCAAGCCCGTGCGCATCTACGGGGCGGTGGTGGACCTGAGCGAGCGCGAGGAGATGCGCACCCGGCTGGCGTTGACCGACCGCATGGCCTCGGTGGGCACGCTCGCGGCCGGCGTGGCGCACGAAATCAACAACCCGCTGGCGTACGTCATCGCCAACCTGGACTTCACGCTCCAGGAGGTGGCCACGGCTGGCACGCCGGGCGGCACTCCCGTGGAAGAGCTGTCCCAGGCGCTCGAGGAGGCGCGGGAAGGCGCCGAGCGCATGCGTGTCATCGTCCGGGACCTGAAGATGTTCAGCCGGCCGGACGACGAGCGCATGGAGCTGGTGGACCTCTGCCATGCCATCGACTCGGCGGCGACCATGGCGTGGAACGAGATCCGCCACCGGGCGCGGCTGGTGAAGGCCTACCAGTCCGTCCCCCCGCTGTACGCGAACGAGGCCCGGCTGGGACAGGTCTTCCTCAACCTGCTGGTGAACGCCGCGCACTCGATTCCCGAGGGGGCGGCGGACCGCAACGAAATCCATGTCTCCACGCGGCTGGACGCGGCGGGCCGCATCGTCGCCGAGGTGCGTGACACGGGCAGTGGGATTCCGGAAGAGATTCGCCCGCGCATCCTCGAGCCCTTCTTCACCACCAAGCCCTCGGGGGTGGGCACGGGCCTGGGGCTGTCCATCTGCCACGGCATCATCAACAGCCTGGGCGGCACGCTCGAATTCGAGAGCGAGGTGGGCCGGGGCACGGTGTTCCGGGTGGTGCTCTCTCCCCCGGAGCGGCCGGAGTCCATGCCCTTGCCCGGCGAGCCCGCGCCTCAGGCGTCGCGCCGCGGCCGCATCCTGGTGGTGGACGACGAGCCAATGGTCCTCACCGCCTTGAAGCGGACCCTGGACGAGGAGCACGACGTCATCCTCTTCAACGGGGCGCGGGCGGCGCTGGAGTGGCTGGAGCAAGGCCAGCCGTGGGATCTCATCCTCTGTGATTTGATGATGCCGGAAATCACCGGCATGGACTTCCACGAGGAGCTGAGCCGGCGGATGCCAGAGCGGGCCGGGCACGTCATCTTCGTCACCGGGGGCGCGTTCACGGCGCGGGCCCGGGACTTCCTTGGCCGGGTGTCCAACCCGCGCACCGAGAAACCCTTCGATGCGCGGGCGCTGCGCGAGCTGGTGAACGCCCGCCTCAATCTCGCCGGCCCAGCGTCCGGTCCAAGTTATAAGCGGCACTGA
- a CDS encoding App1 family protein: protein MPAFKPAFFEFAVRADAAWDAWSRRVRRRLKLARPPRILPYRGYGTPERVLIQARVLEDRDVRPSHLRRTLVGSAIASYQRYATRELGGAHVAVHWEDKRWEGTTDEEGFLTLWVAPPAGVLPGWNFVKLELLAPEPEGVATVSAPVLVAGAEAELGVISDIDDTVIVTGVTNPLKRAWTLFLTEHRTRLPFEGVDAFYKALHDGSQGQETNPIFYVSSSPWNLYEHLDEFLSLHRIPAGPLLLRDWGLSRQGFAPGGGHGHKLDKIRGVMGTLETLPFILIGDSGQEDAEHYRTIVREFPGRVRCVYIRNVPTKEQRAVELARIAEEVRQAGSQMVVVDDTVTAARHAAKAGWIRWEEVPRVEEHQREDADARTVLDALDRE, encoded by the coding sequence ATGCCTGCCTTCAAGCCTGCTTTCTTCGAGTTCGCCGTCCGAGCCGACGCCGCTTGGGACGCATGGAGCCGCCGGGTCCGGCGCCGGTTGAAGCTGGCCCGGCCGCCCCGCATTCTGCCCTACCGGGGGTATGGCACGCCCGAGCGGGTGCTCATCCAGGCCCGGGTGCTGGAGGACCGGGACGTGCGGCCCTCCCACCTGCGGCGCACGCTGGTGGGGAGCGCCATTGCCTCGTATCAGCGGTATGCGACACGGGAGCTGGGGGGCGCGCACGTGGCGGTGCACTGGGAGGACAAGCGCTGGGAGGGCACCACGGACGAGGAGGGTTTTCTGACCCTGTGGGTCGCGCCCCCGGCGGGGGTGCTCCCGGGGTGGAACTTCGTGAAGCTGGAGCTGCTCGCGCCGGAGCCGGAGGGGGTGGCCACGGTGTCCGCGCCGGTGCTGGTGGCGGGCGCCGAGGCGGAGCTGGGCGTCATCAGCGACATTGATGACACCGTCATCGTCACGGGGGTGACGAACCCCTTGAAGCGGGCCTGGACGTTGTTCCTGACGGAGCACCGCACGCGCCTGCCTTTCGAGGGCGTGGATGCGTTCTACAAGGCGTTGCACGATGGCAGCCAGGGACAGGAGACGAACCCCATCTTCTATGTCTCCAGCAGCCCGTGGAACCTGTACGAGCACCTGGACGAGTTCCTCTCGCTGCACCGGATTCCGGCGGGCCCGTTGTTGCTCCGGGACTGGGGGCTGTCGCGCCAAGGCTTCGCGCCGGGGGGAGGGCACGGGCACAAGCTGGACAAGATTCGGGGGGTGATGGGCACGCTGGAGACGCTGCCCTTCATCTTGATTGGCGACAGTGGGCAGGAGGACGCGGAGCACTACCGGACCATCGTCCGCGAGTTCCCAGGGCGTGTGCGCTGCGTGTACATCCGCAACGTGCCCACGAAGGAGCAGCGGGCCGTGGAGCTGGCGCGCATCGCCGAGGAGGTGCGTCAGGCGGGCAGCCAGATGGTGGTGGTGGACGACACGGTGACGGCCGCGCGGCATGCGGCGAAGGCCGGGTGGATTCGCTGGGAAGAAGTGCCCCGGGTGGAGGAGCACCAGCGTGAGGACGCGGACGCCCGCACGGTGCTGGACGCCCTCGACCGGGAGTAA
- a CDS encoding GNAT family N-acetyltransferase → MTNLYRADTVRDDADLEQILALQRKNLSLAISPDEAVSQGFVTVEHDLDTLKQMHALGPSIAVRDGEALVAYALTMLRECRALCPILEPMFQLCETLEYQGRPLTDFRFYVMGQVCIDKAHRGQGLFDMLYQKHRELYRPRFDVLLTEVATRNRRSLRAHERVGFQTLHTYRDAVDEWALILWDWREPSSA, encoded by the coding sequence ATGACGAACCTCTACCGTGCGGACACGGTGCGGGATGACGCCGACCTCGAGCAAATCCTGGCGCTTCAGCGGAAGAACCTGAGCCTGGCGATCTCGCCAGATGAGGCAGTTTCCCAGGGGTTCGTGACGGTGGAGCACGACCTGGACACGCTGAAGCAGATGCATGCCCTGGGACCCAGCATCGCCGTGCGGGACGGGGAGGCGCTCGTGGCGTACGCCCTCACGATGCTCCGCGAGTGCCGGGCCCTGTGCCCCATCCTGGAGCCCATGTTCCAGCTCTGCGAGACGCTGGAGTACCAGGGCAGGCCGCTGACGGACTTCCGCTTCTATGTGATGGGGCAGGTCTGCATCGACAAGGCCCACCGGGGGCAGGGCTTGTTCGACATGCTCTACCAGAAGCACCGCGAGCTCTATCGGCCGCGCTTCGACGTCCTCCTCACGGAGGTGGCCACCCGCAATCGCCGCTCGCTGCGCGCGCACGAGCGCGTGGGGTTCCAGACGCTGCACACCTACCGGGACGCGGTGGATGAGTGGGCGCTCATCCTCTGGGATTGGCGGGAGCCTTCCTCAGCTTGA
- a CDS encoding glycoside hydrolase family 15 protein, producing MAQGGSVRIEDHGVIGDLRTVALVGSDGTLDWLCYPYFDSPSVFAALLDPERGGHFRIAPAREGATCKQFYWPDTNVLVTRFYSPEGVGELVDFMPVVENGNEHAREVVRRVRVVRGHMSFQMECFPAFNYGRTPHTTRLVPGGVNFVSEPLNLTLASRVKLEEGERGVSSRFELREGESAVFSLREGAPKECTHMVHGHQSSEALFRKTVRWWRQWLSKCSYKGRWREVVERSALALKLLTFAPTGAIVAAPTCSLPESPGGERNWDYRYVWLRDAAFTVYAFLRVGFKEEAGAFMRWLEERCAEHREGAPLNIMYSIDGSDVPQEQVLEHFSGYGGARPVRIGNAAAAQLQLDIYGELMDSVYLYNKYGAPISYDFWRHLRRMVDWVCDHWQQADEGIWEVRAGRRHFVYSKLMCWVAVDRAIRLADKRSFPADRARWLQVRDTIFEEIMQKGWCQDRKAFIQAYGQDALDAANLLMPLVFFLSPVDPRMLSTLEAMRRTPAEGGLVSDGLVFRYDVDATLDGIAGSEGTFNLCSFWLVEAMTRASVAKPEYLEEARLTFERMLGYANHLGLYGEQTGLSGEALGNFPQALTHLSLISAAYNLDRTLGRRD from the coding sequence ATGGCCCAGGGGGGCTCGGTGCGCATCGAGGACCACGGGGTCATCGGCGATCTGCGCACGGTGGCGTTGGTGGGCTCGGATGGGACGTTGGATTGGCTGTGCTACCCGTATTTCGACAGCCCGAGCGTCTTCGCGGCGCTGCTGGATCCGGAGCGGGGAGGCCACTTCCGCATCGCCCCCGCGAGGGAAGGGGCCACGTGCAAGCAATTCTACTGGCCGGACACGAACGTGCTGGTGACGCGCTTCTACTCGCCGGAAGGGGTGGGCGAGCTCGTCGACTTCATGCCCGTGGTGGAGAACGGCAATGAGCACGCGCGCGAGGTGGTGCGCCGGGTGCGTGTGGTGCGGGGCCACATGTCGTTTCAGATGGAGTGCTTCCCGGCGTTCAACTACGGCCGGACGCCGCACACCACGCGCCTGGTGCCTGGCGGGGTGAACTTCGTCTCGGAGCCGTTGAACCTGACGCTGGCCTCCCGGGTGAAGCTGGAGGAGGGGGAGCGGGGCGTGTCGTCTCGCTTCGAGCTGCGCGAGGGCGAATCGGCGGTGTTCAGCTTGCGCGAGGGCGCTCCCAAGGAGTGCACGCACATGGTGCACGGCCACCAGTCCTCCGAGGCGCTCTTCCGCAAGACGGTGCGGTGGTGGCGCCAGTGGCTGTCGAAGTGCTCGTACAAGGGGCGGTGGCGCGAGGTGGTGGAGCGCTCGGCGCTGGCCCTCAAGCTGCTCACCTTCGCGCCGACGGGCGCCATCGTGGCGGCCCCCACGTGCAGCCTGCCCGAGTCTCCCGGTGGGGAGCGCAACTGGGATTACCGCTATGTATGGCTGCGGGATGCGGCCTTCACCGTCTATGCCTTCCTGCGCGTGGGCTTCAAGGAAGAGGCGGGCGCCTTCATGCGCTGGTTGGAGGAGCGCTGCGCGGAGCACCGCGAGGGCGCACCGCTGAACATCATGTATTCCATTGATGGCAGCGACGTGCCCCAGGAGCAGGTGCTCGAGCACTTCTCCGGCTATGGGGGGGCGCGGCCGGTGCGCATTGGCAACGCCGCGGCCGCCCAGCTCCAGCTCGACATCTACGGGGAGCTGATGGACTCGGTGTACCTGTACAACAAGTATGGGGCACCCATCAGCTATGACTTCTGGCGGCACCTGCGGCGGATGGTCGACTGGGTGTGTGACCACTGGCAGCAGGCGGACGAGGGCATCTGGGAGGTGCGCGCGGGGCGCCGGCACTTCGTCTACTCGAAATTGATGTGCTGGGTGGCGGTGGACCGGGCCATCCGGCTGGCGGACAAGCGCAGCTTCCCCGCGGACCGGGCCCGCTGGCTGCAAGTGCGCGACACCATCTTCGAGGAGATCATGCAGAAGGGCTGGTGTCAGGACCGCAAGGCCTTCATCCAGGCGTATGGGCAGGATGCGCTGGATGCGGCGAACCTGCTGATGCCGCTGGTCTTCTTCCTGTCGCCCGTGGATCCGCGAATGCTCAGCACCCTGGAGGCCATGCGCCGCACCCCCGCGGAGGGAGGCCTGGTGTCGGATGGGCTGGTGTTCCGCTACGACGTGGATGCGACGCTGGATGGGATTGCCGGCAGCGAGGGCACCTTCAACCTGTGCAGCTTCTGGCTGGTCGAAGCGATGACGCGGGCGAGCGTGGCCAAGCCCGAGTACCTGGAGGAGGCGCGGCTGACGTTCGAGCGGATGCTGGGCTACGCCAACCACCTGGGGCTGTACGGGGAGCAGACGGGGCTGTCGGGCGAGGCGCTGGGCAACTTCCCCCAGGCGCTCACCCACCTGTCGCTGATCAGTGCCGCTTATAACTTGGACCGGACGCTGGGCCGGCGAGATTGA